A single Paenibacillus kribbensis DNA region contains:
- a CDS encoding substrate-binding periplasmic protein — protein sequence MKTRKRRFLVTTLMALALFSLVLSACGTRQDASGTSNGAGSSNAAAGNQLEAIKKAGVIKVGMMGTYPPYNFLNDKKELDGFDVDIAKELAKRIGVKPEFTAQEFSGLIPSLQKKKFDAVISQVTITEDRKKAIDFTEPYITNHVNIIVNSKTNDITKLEDFKGKTIGVGLGTNDESYLRNEVLPKVGDFEIKTYDDVITSLKDLNSGRIDATINNLYALKPIVDKNGFQIKAVGEPIKSDQAGVAINQNSPELKDALNKALKEMKEDGTYKTIFKKWFGEEPKE from the coding sequence ATGAAAACACGTAAAAGAAGGTTCTTGGTAACGACACTGATGGCTTTGGCATTGTTTAGCCTTGTGCTGAGCGCTTGCGGAACGAGACAGGATGCTTCCGGCACCAGCAATGGAGCGGGCAGCAGTAATGCGGCAGCGGGGAACCAGCTTGAAGCGATCAAGAAGGCCGGTGTGATCAAGGTCGGTATGATGGGGACCTATCCACCGTACAATTTTTTGAATGATAAAAAAGAACTGGACGGGTTTGATGTAGATATTGCCAAAGAATTGGCGAAGCGGATTGGCGTGAAGCCGGAGTTCACGGCACAAGAATTTTCCGGGCTGATTCCAAGCTTGCAAAAGAAAAAATTCGATGCGGTGATCAGCCAGGTTACGATTACAGAGGATCGTAAAAAGGCAATTGACTTCACAGAGCCTTATATCACAAACCATGTAAACATTATCGTCAATAGCAAAACTAATGATATTACCAAGCTGGAGGATTTCAAAGGCAAAACCATTGGTGTCGGCCTGGGGACGAATGATGAGTCTTATCTGCGTAACGAAGTGCTGCCAAAGGTAGGCGATTTTGAGATCAAAACATATGATGATGTCATTACTTCCTTAAAGGATCTGAACTCTGGCCGCATTGACGCAACCATTAACAATCTGTATGCACTCAAGCCTATCGTCGACAAAAATGGCTTCCAGATTAAAGCGGTAGGTGAGCCAATTAAATCCGACCAAGCAGGTGTAGCTATTAACCAAAATTCGCCTGAGCTTAAAGATGCCTTGAACAAGGCTCTGAAAGAAATGAAGGAAGACGGCACCTATAAAACCATCTTCAAAAAATGGTTCGGTGAGGAACCAAAAGAATAA
- a CDS encoding TetR/AcrR family transcriptional regulator, giving the protein MLPRKAKQSKTVANEQSADRAGEETDRRTQLLHIALKRFAEHGYHQTKISDIVVEAGVAQGTFYWHFKSKEALALEIIATGREQLLSAIGQGYRRDAGTLADMVKASEALFVRLFDFALENRHLMGLLLSGSGVDEPVRQSIRETRIAMELAFRRNMERAIELNMLPAELDVELRAALLMSMIEGIITRWLFGSEGTHDHMMQTTAKRLAAEAASFEFYGLLGQG; this is encoded by the coding sequence ATGCTGCCACGGAAGGCGAAGCAGTCCAAAACCGTCGCGAATGAGCAATCTGCTGACCGTGCTGGAGAAGAAACAGACCGCAGAACACAGCTTCTCCACATTGCGTTGAAGCGATTCGCTGAGCACGGGTACCATCAAACGAAGATTTCAGATATCGTGGTGGAGGCTGGAGTAGCCCAGGGCACGTTTTATTGGCATTTTAAAAGCAAAGAGGCATTGGCGCTGGAGATTATTGCTACAGGCCGTGAACAGCTGCTGTCAGCGATAGGACAGGGTTATCGCCGCGATGCGGGAACGCTGGCTGATATGGTTAAGGCTTCCGAAGCGCTGTTTGTCCGTTTATTTGATTTTGCATTGGAGAACCGCCATCTGATGGGCTTGCTCCTGAGTGGCAGCGGCGTCGATGAACCAGTGCGCCAGAGTATCCGCGAGACAAGAATCGCGATGGAGCTGGCATTCCGGCGCAATATGGAAAGAGCGATCGAGCTGAACATGCTGCCTGCCGAGCTGGATGTTGAATTACGGGCGGCATTACTCATGAGTATGATTGAGGGCATCATTACACGCTGGTTATTCGGTTCCGAGGGAACACATGACCATATGATGCAGACAACAGCTAAAAGATTGGCGGCAGAGGCGGCCAGCTTTGAATTTTACGGATTGTTAGGTCAAGGCTAG